A single region of the Fusarium keratoplasticum isolate Fu6.1 chromosome 7, whole genome shotgun sequence genome encodes:
- a CDS encoding HET domain-containing protein: MNEELYKAYAGEILEEEDSFRLISLQPGDPDEPLILRLINTRLQEPQPYEAVSYVWGDASRQVLVRVVDKNGEEITMGVTPNCYAALQRLRKKDSARTLWIDSICINQSLNAEKNHQLILMSRIYQEATRVVVYLGEGTSDTDAAMKYIGEVDDPSDYGTGDWDLPSAICDKSSLDVFFERPWFHRVWVLQEITFAKQAIVICGSQQLDWQSFLTFYQWNIMNRTVDKLPYSVQYSTSPVSEHGGWIWYVERLLRMLRDTRHCGATDPRDKLYAIIPLLNRDHDQLSVEIGEAMENWECDNEDEVQDMQARRKRIQIPVDYGLSEKAVFTDLAVLLLQTVGLDTLKSVIKQPQIPGLPSWVPDWSTVDSNWSSQNPPREMGYAAGFDREPDNLFGRSRYRPERLQTWTVSEYSSASGDISAQLHLDVVQVGQITTLGDVCDIGNNVFPLAQWESLVPSKEYLKNRSPPTNLSTQEMVDWHNGPIGLSPFVRTVSGEDVVYPRVADEAVEFIKLYGAENMTKEEEEAKKDNIFWKESHEKDHLPLVEIFKKGSSYQTQANFILRMCDGKRFFVTDTGFIGLAPERAQVGDVVYVVKGASVPFVFRSISSKGTDAGCEGEAEGEDKAPYFELVGESFAFGVMTGNVWPDVAKGTEKVEKIIIR, translated from the coding sequence ATGAACGAGGAATTATACAAGGCCTACGCTGGAGAAAtcctggaggaggaagattcATTTCGCCTCATTTCTCTTCAACCTGGCGACCCCGATGAACCATTGATCCTACGTCTTATCAACACTAGACTTCAGGAACCTCAACCTTACGAAGCCGTTTCTTATGTTTGGGGAGACGCATCACGCCAGGTACTGGTACGAGTTGTTGATAAGAATGGCGAAGAAATCACGATGGGCGTCACACCCAACTGTTACGCTGCGCTCCAACGACTGCGAAAGAAGGATTCCGCTCGAACCTTGTGGATTGATTCCATCTGTATCAACCAGTCGTTGAATGCGGAAAAGAATCATCAGTTGATCCTCATGTCACGCATCTATCAGGAAGCAACTCGAGTTGTTGTCTATCTTGGCGAGGGCACCAGCGACACGGACGCCGCCATGAAGTACATTGGTGAGGTTGACGATCCTTCCGACTACGGAACTGGCGACTGGGACCTGCCGTCGGCGATTTGCGATAAATCTTCATTGGATGTTTTCTTCGAACGACCTTGGTTTCACCGTGTCTGGGTGTTACAAGAGATTACATTTGCAAAACAAGCCATCGTCATTTGTGGGAGTCAACAACTAGATTGGCAAAGTTTCCTGACGTTCTATCAATGGAACATAATGAACCGGACTGTTGATAAGCTTCCATACTCGGTCCAGTACTCAACATCGCCCGTTTCGGAGCACGGTGGGTGGATTTGGTATGTGGAACGACTCCTCAGGATGCTCAGGGACACAAGACACTGCGGCGCGACCGATCCGAGGGATAAGCTGTATGCCATTATTCCTCTGCTGAACCGAGATCACGACCAATTGTCTGTGGAGATAGgcgaggcgatggagaaCTGGGAATGTGACAATGAGGATGAAGTCCAAGACATGCAAGCACGCCGAAAGAGGATTCAGATTCCAGTCGATTACGGCCTTTCTGAAAAGGCCGTCTTCACAGACCTTGCCGTTTTACTCCTACAGACTGTCGGTTTGGATACCCTCAAAAGCGTCATCAAGCAGCCGCAAATACCTGGCCTTCCCTCTTGGGTCCCCGACTGGAGCACTGTCGATTCGAACTGGTCTTCACAAAACCCACCGAGGGAGATGGGCTATGCTGCTGGGTTTGACAGAGAGCCTGACAACCTTTTTGGTCGATCAAGATACAGACCCGAACGACTCCAGACTTGGACTGTCTCGGAATATTCATCTGCATCGGGGGATATTTCGGCGCAACTTCACCTCGATGTGGTCCAGGTCGGCCAGATAACGACGCTTGGCGATGTCTGTGACATTGGAAACAATGTGTTTCCGCTTGCTCAGTGGGAGAGCCTTGTACCAAGCAAGGAATACCTCAAGAACAGGAGCCCTCCAACGAACCTCTCAACCCAGGAGATGGTGGACTGGCACAATGGACCCATAGGACTCTCACCGTTCGTCAGAACAGTTTCTGGAGAAGACGTAGTCTACCCCAGAGTTGCCGACGAGGCCGTCGAATTCATCAAGTTATACGGTGCCGAAAACATGacaaaggaggaggaggaagcaaaAAAGGATAATATATTTTGGAAGGAAAGTCATGAGAAGGATCACCTCCCACTCGTCGAAATTTTCAAAAAAGGTTCCAGCTACCAAACACAGGCTAATTTCATCCTCCGCATGTGCGATGGGAAGAGATTCTTTGTGACCGACACTGGGTTCATAGGACTTGCCCCCGAGCGAGCCCAAGTCGGTGACGTGGTTTATGTCGTCAAGGGAGCTTCTGTCCCTTTTGTTTTTCGATCCATTTCTTCAAAAGGGACAGATGCGGGTTGTGAGGGTGAAGCTGAGGGGGAAGACAAGGCCCCATACTTTGAGCTGGTGGGCGAATCTTTTGCGTTTGGAGTCATGACGGGTAATGTATGGCCTGATGTGGCGAAGGGGACCGAGAAGGTTGAGAAGATCATTATTCGATAG
- a CDS encoding Alpha-galactosidase: protein MKLNHLINSVILLVASSVPVLAVPSIGNAQATEALSPRGVTTRKELWKPKVGTPWQIVLSKVIKIPKGGAKNLKPNVPIYDVDLFENSKETFDALHKAGKHVICYFSAGSWENWRDDRKSFQKKDLGKTLSGWPDEKYVNINSPSVRAIMAKRIKLAAEKGCDAIDPDNLDGYQADNGLGLTEADTISYVKFLSKEAAKYRMTTGMKNGGSITKQVLPHVGFCINESCIQYSECDLYAPYIKAGKPVFNIEYPAGAPKVKAADKKRICSVTGAAKGSKGFSKVIKKMNLDSWVMYC, encoded by the exons ATGAAGCTGAACCACCTCATTAATAGTGTCATTCTCCTTGTGGCATCTTCTGTTCCTGTACTCGCGGTCCCTTCCATCGGGAATGCCCAGGCAACTGAAGCGCTTTCTCCTCGCGGCGTTACTACCCGCAAAGAGCTGTGGAAGCCTAAAGTTGGCACTCCTTGGCAAATCGTTCTttccaaggtcatcaagatcCCTAAAGGCGGCGCCAAGAACCTGAAGCCAAACGTCCCCATCTACGACGTGGACTTGTTTGAGAACTCAAAGGAGACTTTTGACGCTCTGCATAAGGCGGGAAAGCATGTCATCTGTTACTTCAGCGCCGGATCTTGGGAAAATTGGCGCGATGACAGAAAaagcttccagaagaaggaTCTCGGCAAGACGTTGAGTGGATGGCCGGACGAAAAGTATGTCAACATCAACAGTCCTTCAGTACGGGCCATTATGGCAAAGCGTATCAAGTTGGCTGCCGAGAAGGGTTGTGACGCCATCGATCCTGATAACTTGGATGGCTAT CAAGCCGATAATGGTCTGGGTCTGACCGAGGCTGACACAATCTCATACGTCAAGTTTCTCTCCAAAGAGGCGGCAAAATATCGTATGACGACGGGCATGAAGAACGGAGGGAGTATTACAAAGCAGGTTCTTCCACATGTCGGTTTCTGCATCAACGAGTCTTGCATACAATACTCCGAGTGCGACTTATATGCACCTTACATCAAAGCCGGAAAACCTGTTTTCAATATTGAGTACCCGGCGGGTGCACCAAAGGTGAAGGCCGCCGACAAAAAAAGGATCTGCTCAGTCACTGGTGCTGCTAAGGGGTCGAAAGGATTCAGCAAGGTtatcaagaagatgaatCTGGATAGTTGGGTTATGTATTGCTAG